One stretch of Euphorbia lathyris chromosome 7, ddEupLath1.1, whole genome shotgun sequence DNA includes these proteins:
- the LOC136201273 gene encoding tetraspanin-3-like, producing MRSSNHLIGLLNFLTFLLSIPILGGGIWLSSRANNTDCLKFLQWPLIVIGVSIMVVSLAGFAGACHRNTFLLWLYLFVMFFIIAALIGFIIFAYAVTDKGGGRRLINRSYSDYYLQDYSVYNCQSTCSIEN from the coding sequence ATGAGAAGCAGCAATCACTTGATAGGGCTACTAAACTTCTTAACCTTCCTCCTTTCAATCCCAATCCTCGGCGGCGGAATATGGCTAAGCAGCAGAGCAAACAACACTGACTGTTTGAAGTTCTTACAGTGGCCACTAATAGTCATCGGAGTTTCCATTATGGTCGTCTCTTTAGCTGGATTCGCCGGCGCCTGTCATAGAAACACTTTCTTATTGTGGTTATATCTATTCGTTATGTTCTTCATCATCGCCGCTTTGATTGGATTTATCATATTTGCTTATGCGGTCACCGATAAAGGCGGCGGCCGGAGGCTCATCAACAGATCTTATTCCGATTATTATCTGCAGGATTATTCCGTTTACAATTGCCAAAGCACGTGCTCAATCGAAAATTAA